One window from the genome of bacterium encodes:
- a CDS encoding AraC family transcriptional regulator: MDDRQLTGFRLIEYFYPPDLVIPLHSHSCVSIGILLKGAFVDTYGRKNIKWNPWTVGFHPSSEEHSHRISSRGARVLHVEVGEQWAHCLAELLQKTGESIIFRGGRLSWLAANLVQELRYGGKTHPLIIEGIILEMLGQVSRETFCMKTSTLQPWLVMTKEIIDSNYASPLKLEELSRRSGVNSTRLSRSFRKVYGHSIGAYLRKRRIQAACELLSSRINPSLAKIAADVGFYDQSHFCRVFKRMTGLTPAQYRTLCS, from the coding sequence TTGGACGATAGACAGCTTACCGGATTTCGATTGATCGAATACTTTTATCCTCCGGATTTGGTGATACCCCTTCACTCTCATTCCTGCGTTTCCATTGGGATACTGTTGAAAGGTGCATTCGTCGATACTTATGGGCGCAAAAACATTAAATGGAACCCATGGACGGTTGGATTTCATCCTTCCAGCGAAGAACACTCCCACCGGATTTCTTCCAGGGGAGCTCGCGTCTTGCATGTGGAAGTTGGTGAACAATGGGCACATTGCCTCGCTGAGCTTCTACAAAAAACTGGAGAATCGATTATTTTTCGCGGTGGTCGTCTGTCCTGGCTTGCCGCGAATCTAGTACAGGAATTACGATACGGAGGGAAAACCCATCCGTTAATCATAGAGGGGATCATTCTTGAGATGCTTGGACAAGTTTCTCGAGAGACCTTCTGCATGAAGACATCGACGCTTCAGCCATGGCTTGTTATGACAAAAGAGATCATTGATTCAAATTATGCAAGTCCGCTCAAACTCGAGGAACTGTCGCGCCGATCTGGTGTAAACTCTACGCGGCTCTCGCGATCGTTTCGGAAAGTTTACGGCCACTCGATAGGCGCTTATTTACGGAAGCGTCGCATTCAAGCTGCCTGCGAACTTCTCTCTTCGCGCATCAACCCATCTCTGGCTAAGATCGCCGCTGATGTCGGTTTCTATGATCAAAGCCATTTTTGTAGAGTCTTCAAGCGCATGACAGGACTGACGCCGGCGCAATATCGCACTCTTTGTTCGTAA